In a genomic window of Helianthus annuus cultivar XRQ/B chromosome 10, HanXRQr2.0-SUNRISE, whole genome shotgun sequence:
- the LOC110886722 gene encoding blue copper protein has product MAGLKSSMMVIMMMIVVASMHMQSSMAQTRHVVGDALGWTIPPNGAAAYTTWASQQTFRVGDTLFFNFTTGNHNVAEVSQAAYGPCTTANPISLTTNGPATVTLTTAGTHYYICTVGTHCQIGQKLTVTATAPAAAPTTPPPAAAPTTPPPAASPTTPPAATPTPTPTPTPTPAPVSPPANTPAPAPATPPTSSEAPTPTGASPPSPTTSGPSPSGTTPSPTADTTPTPPSPSAAGRSLTGVVPATLLGFALALFY; this is encoded by the exons ATGGCTGGATTGAAGTCAAGTATGATGGTGATCATGATGATGATAGTGGTTGCATCCATGCATATGCAAAGCTCCATGGCTCAGACTAGACATGTAGTCGGAGACGCCTTGGGATGGACCATTCCGCCCAACGGTGCCGCCGCTTACACCACCTGGGCTTCGCAACAGACCTTCCGAGTCGGCGACACCCTTT TTTTCAACTTCACCACCGGTAACCATAACGTGGCGGAAGTATCACAAGCTGCGTACGGCCCATGCACCACCGCTAACCCCATCTCACTCACCACCAACGGCCCCGCCACCGTCACATTGACCACTGCCGGCACCCATTACTACATTTGCACCGTGGGTACACATTGCCAAATTGGACAAAAGTTGACGGTCACCGCCACCGCCCCTGCCGCCGCACCCACCACCCCTCCACCAGCCGCCGCACCCACCACCCCACCACCAGCAGCTTCACCAACCACCCCTCCGGCAGctacccccacccccacccctacCCCAACCCCCACACCGGCACCGGTGAGCCCTCCGGCAAACACCCCCGCCCCCGCCCCAGCCACACCACCCACTTCCTCCGAGGCACCTACTCCAACTGGAGCAAGCCCGCCGTCACCTACCACATCCGGCCCATCGCCTTCCGGCACCACTCCATCTCCCACTGCTGACACGACACCTACTCCACCATCACCAAGCGCCGCCGGCCGATCTTTAACCGGTGTGGTTCCGGCAACTTTGTTGGGATTTGCTTTAGCTTTATTTTACTAA